In one window of Paenarthrobacter nicotinovorans DNA:
- a CDS encoding response regulator, with amino-acid sequence MTNDIKVLLVDDQPLLRMGFRLILEGEEDFHVVGEASDGAEAVRQVEALQPDVVLMDVRMPTMDGIEATRRISDSGSEARVIILTTFDLDEYAFTGLQAGASAFLLKDVAPVELVHAVRLVASGDAVVAPRVTQRLLETYVRGGAVPGHSPAPHRDPLLGELTPRETEILTTIAEGLSNAEIAHKFFLSEATVKTHVRRILSKLQLRDRVQVVVYAYETGLVVPSNPDY; translated from the coding sequence ATGACCAATGACATCAAAGTGCTGCTCGTGGACGACCAGCCGCTGCTCAGGATGGGCTTCCGACTCATTCTGGAAGGCGAAGAAGACTTCCATGTAGTGGGCGAGGCGTCCGATGGCGCTGAAGCCGTCCGCCAGGTCGAAGCCTTGCAACCTGACGTGGTGCTGATGGACGTCCGAATGCCCACCATGGACGGGATCGAGGCAACGCGGCGTATCTCCGATTCAGGTTCGGAAGCGCGGGTCATCATCCTGACCACGTTCGACCTCGATGAGTACGCCTTCACCGGTTTGCAGGCCGGAGCCTCTGCCTTCCTCCTCAAGGACGTTGCCCCGGTAGAGCTCGTCCATGCGGTGCGGCTCGTGGCGAGCGGTGACGCCGTCGTCGCCCCGCGTGTAACGCAGCGGCTCCTAGAGACGTATGTCCGGGGCGGTGCAGTGCCGGGCCATTCGCCCGCACCCCACCGGGATCCCTTGCTTGGCGAACTCACGCCGCGCGAAACCGAAATCCTCACGACCATCGCCGAGGGTCTGTCCAATGCGGAGATCGCCCATAAGTTCTTCCTCTCCGAGGCCACTGTGAAGACGCACGTCCGCCGGATCCTGAGCAAGCTGCAGCTGCGGGATCGCGTGCAGGTGGTTGTCTACGCCTACGAGACCGGACTGGTGGTGCCGAGCAACCCGGACTACTGA